Proteins encoded in a region of the Perca fluviatilis chromosome 8, GENO_Pfluv_1.0, whole genome shotgun sequence genome:
- the ptprjb.1 gene encoding receptor-type tyrosine-protein phosphatase eta isoform X8, whose amino-acid sequence MTMSLYTKPNVVRNLSVSNITTSSIFLTWTKPEGNSSSYRVQWTDGTNNWSDYVTDTDISVTGLTAGVQYNLTVLAVAGDNTTLGDAKTLSLYTKPNVVRNLSVTNITTSSIFLTWTKPEGNSSSYRVQWTDGTNNWSDYVTDTNISVTGLTAGVQYNLTVLAVAGDNTTLGDAKTMSLYTKPNVVRNLNVSNITTSSISLTWTKPEGNSSSYRVQWTDGTNNWSDYVTDTNISVTGLTAGVQYNLTVLAVAGDNTTLGEAMTMSLYTKPNVVRNLNVTNITTSSIFLTWTIPEGNSSSYRVQWTGGNVTDNESVTLTQQNITNLTAGVQYNIVVTAVAGDGSTEGQRIAIFQYTRPGKIGELTVSTNTSSISLNWTSPPGAVFTYKVKWHNDVAWMSRYTNSTFAVLSDLIPGTNYIISIVAIAGDNHTEGECSTFSSVTKPEVVRNLTVTNITTSSIFLTWAKPEGNSSSYRVQWTGGNVTDNDSVPLTQKNIINLTAGVQYKITVTAVAGDGSTVGQSTSVSQYTRPEKPVNITITAKGTYYLNISWTLPAGTVDDYVVNISNERHTLYSNITAVTTALFTDLYPGRIFFITVTAVAGNFSEMSDQFAFATDPTPPGSIIFSQRTNSSLSLKWATPALMEYAPNISYYITYQPANGTVHNISSLVNSTALNWLLSGTSYNITVQTVGPMNLWSTVVYNSTYTLPNPVLNLVASPSSTTSVKVTWSYPQGAQMYYKYLVQTYSTAGPVFNTPVSINNTNVPNLEPGTGYNISVTTIAATGSESTVENTFSYTMPKAVTNLTVANVNTMAIQLTWLRQSDHKPSYTYLVMALQNATVVQNDTTETETYTFFNLTPGTFYSFEVFTVVEGVMSAVENTSSYTKPAAVTNIIAIGSTTTMLVSWTPAFGQVDSYTVYLFRGSVQLVKNSMNPSNTTVTLQGLTPGVVYCTVVVTKSGPFENNNSVCNATFPNPPGPIMVTSQTVESINFTWPFPNGMDSHQYNFSVSSINGSLISGNNWFLLDNLQSGSLYRISVVTEGVLNYRSTAVTTENYTRPYPVTNLTTTNITTNAVTLVWDQPESKPNYLYLVQTTNSYIFPSVVDSKKITISGLLSGSNYSFTVTTQTPDGTKADPVPVSYFTRPYGIGQLEAETLNTTAVSLNWTKPLEYKPEYTYWVRTIGCGSQNQTVLGEVAVISELPPGTNCTFCVFVRAANGIKGEANCTSQYTKPEAVQPRISSQGSSSSILVSWTTPPGKVERYMVSLNSSSFSLNSTSTSFLFGNLSAGRLYTAMVTTYSGPFSASSGFITNATFPNPPGPIEILSQTTSSIDVRWKEAPLMDGASFYYQLTKLPAQGGENITTSNTSYTSYTFGSLLSGTPYNFSVATVGAMGFQSESVQIYMVTTRPFCVKILTTSTKEESITVMWNEPDEYKESYRYHLTWRGSDGTISNITIKEIYYTVNNLVPGSSYDFNVTTVTSDGTESAPRRISICTNASPVTNLTCLGPNTTNAEILLSWTKPNGQNLGFQVTGNNIVNNVIKTCCNYTVSNLRHYTGYNLTVVTQSCGLPSTPRSLLCITGITNPLIPVNYKSLVVVTSTAYNKFTLQIDPNLLDSTSGPITQVGVLVTNNFSGNSSDSLAYVGATYDQWKARKTLGYMATVSNRIQAIQTRSVESYLIIEVGDESTWNGYTNGALDATGHYQFAIVLFTKLTLDQNNLVNVQLSLLSPTKFYNTITLPQNPAVVTGIAVGATLGIFCILFIILIVFIIHWKRISTKESPDIQIHSMRAKVSVAVRVEDYEAYYKKQKADSNCGFAEEFEDLKLVGTAQSKTHALMLENKPKNRYNNVLPYDSSRVKLSIIHGSPYDDYINANYMPGYDSRKEYIAAQGPLPSTVNEFWRMIWEKNVQTLVMLTRCNEQGRVKCEQYWDHGTKHFENITVTTTSVIPLEDWTIRDFNIKNVKTAETRSVRHFHFTAWPDHGVPQTTELLISFRHLVREHMDQYSRHSPTVVHCSAGVGRTGTFIAIDRLIFQIERENIVDVYGIVHDQRMHRPLMVQTEDQYVFLNQCAMDIIRSRTGTNVDLIYQNTAALSIYENIEPKKKGYPNA is encoded by the exons ATGACAATGTCACTGTATACAA AGCCTAACGTTGTCAGGAACCTCAGTGTCAGTAATATCACAACATCCTCTATATTTCTGACGTGGACTAAACCAGAGGGAAACAGCTCCTCCTATAGAGTACAATGGACAGATGGAACAAATAACTGGAGTGATTATGTTACTGACACGGACATAAGTGTCACTGGGTTGACTGCTGGGGTGCAGTACAATTTGACTGTCCTTGCAGTGGCTGGAGATAACACAACTTTAGGAGACGCAAAGACACTGTCACTGTATACAA AGCCTAACGTTGTCAGGAACCTCAGTGTCACTAATATCACAACATCCTCTATATTTCTAACGTGGACTAAACCAGAGGGAAACAGCTCCTCCTATAGAGTACAGTGGACAGATGGAACAAATAACTGGAGTGATTATGTTACTGACACAAACATAAGTGTTACTGGGCTGACTGCTGGGGTGCAGTACAATTTGACGGTCCTTGCAGTGGCTGGAGATAACACAACTTTAGGAGATGCAAAGACAATGTCACTGTATACAA AGCCTAACGTTGTCAGGAACCTCAATGTCTCTAATATCACAACATCCTCTATATCTCTGACGTGGACTAAACCAGAGGGAAACAGCTCCTCCTATAGAGTACAATGGACAGATGGAACAAATAACTGGAGTGATTATGTTACTGACACAAACATAAGTGTCACTGGGTTGACTGCTGGGGTGCAGTACAATTTGACTGTCCTTGCAGTGGCTGGAGATAACACAACTTTAGGAGAGGCAATGACAATGTCACTGTATACAA AGCCTAACGTTGTCAGGAACCTCAATGTCACTAATATCACAACATCCTCTATATTTCTGACGTGGACTATACCAGAGGGAAACAGCTCCTCCTATAGAGTACAGTGGACCGGTGGAAATGTAACTGACAATGAGAGTGTGACTCTAACACAGCAAAACATTACTAACCTGACTGCTGGTGTCCAGTACAACATAGTTGTCACTGCAGTGGCAGGTGATGGCAGTACTGAAGGACAGAGGATAGCAATTTTTCAATACACAA GACCTGGTAAAATTGGGGAACTTACTGTGTCCACAAAcacttcctccatctctctgaaCTGGACCTCACCTCCTGGTGCGGTGTTCACGTACAAGGTGAAGTGGCATAATGATGTAGCGTGGATGAGCAGATACACAAACAGTACCTTTGCCGTACTATCAGACCTGATCCCTGGCACCAACTACATAATCTCAATCGTTGCCATCGCCGGAGACAATCACACAGAAGGAGAATGTAGCACATTCTCCTCAGTCACAA AGCCTGAAGTGGTGAGGAACCTCACTGTCACTAATATCACAACATCCTCTATATTTCTGACGTGGGCTAAACCAGAGGGAAACAGCTCCTCCTATAGAGTACAATGGACCGGTGGAAATGTAACTGACAATGACAGTGTGCCTCtaacacagaaaaacattaTTAACCTGACTGCTGGTGTCCAGTATAAAATTACTGTTACTGCAGTGGCAGGTGATGGCAGTACTGTTGGACAGAGTACATCTGTTTCTCAATACACAA GGCCTGAAAAGCCTGTGAACATCACGATTACAGCAAAAGGAACCTATTACCTGAACATCAGCTGGACTTTGCCTGCAGGGACAGTCGATGACTATGTTGTGAACATTTCAAATGAGAGACATACTTTGTATAGCAATATAACAGCAGTCACTACAGCCCTCTTTACTGATTTATATCCTGGGAGAATCTTTTTTATCACAGTGACCGCTGTTGCTGGAAACTTTAGTGAGATGTCTGACCAGTTTGCATTTGCCACTG ATCCCACACCACCTGGCTCCATCATCTTCAGTCAGAGGACAAACTCTTCGCTCTCTCTGAAGTGGGCGACTCCTGCTTTAATGGAGTATGCTCCAAACATCAGTTACTATATCACCTACCAGCCTGCAAATGGAACAGTACATAATATAAGCTCCTTGGTCAATAGCACAGCGCTGAACTGGCTTTTGTCTGGAACTTCCTACAATATAACTGTACAAACAGTTGGACCCATGAATTTATGGAGCACAGTTGTCTATAATTCTACTTACACTT TACCCAACCCTGTGTTGAACCTTGTAGCCAGCCCTAGTTCCACCACCTCAGTAAAAGTGACCTGGTCATACCCGCAGGGAGCCCAGATGTATTACAAATACTTGGTTCAAACCTACAGTACTGCAGGACCAGTGTTTAACACACCAGTCAGCATTAACAACACTAATGTACCCAACCTGGAGCCGGGAACTGGATACAATATCAGTGTTACGACGATAGCAGCAACAGGAAGTGAATCCACGGTGGAAAACACATTCAGTTACACAA TGCCCAAAGCAGTGACCAACCTCACAGTGGCGAATGTCAACACCATGGCGATCCAGCTGACGTGGCTCAGACAAAGTGATCATAAGCCTTCCTACACCTACCTGGTGATGGCGCTCCAGAACGCCACGGTGGTTCAGAATGATACAACTGAGACTGAGACTTATACCTTCTTCAATCTGACCCCTGGAACATTTTACTCTTTTGAAGTGTTTACAGTTGTAGAAGGCGTTATGTCCGCAGTGGAAAACACATCAAGTTACACAA agCCTGCTGCCGTTACTAACATCATAGCCATAGGAAGCACAACAACCATGTTAGTGAGCTGGACACCAGCATTTGGGCAGGTGGACTCCTACACTGTCTACCTGTTCAGAGGCTCGGTGCAGTTGGTGAAAAACAGCATGAATCCGAGCAACACTACTGTTACGCTTCAGGGCCTGACACCAGGAGTCGTTTACTGTACAGTAGTGGTCACAAAAAGTGGACCTTTTGAGAATAACAACTCTGTTTGCAACGCAACTT TTCCCAACCCTCCTGGACCCATCATGGTGACGTCTCAGACTGTGGAGTCCATCAACTTCACCTGGCCCTTTCCAAATGGCATGGATTCCCATCAGTACAACTTCAGCGTGTCCAGCATTAATGGCTCCTTAATTAGTGGAAACAACTGGTTCCTGCTGGACAACCTCCAGTCTGGAAGCCTCTACAGAATCTCTGTTGTTACTGAAGGCGTGTTGAACTATCGGAGCACTGCAGTGACAACAGAAAACTATACCA GACCATATCCTGTAACCAATCTGACAACGACAAACATCACCACAAATGCAGTGACCTTGGTGTGGGATCAGCCAGAGAGCAAACCTAACTACTTATATTTAGTGCAGACCACCAACAGCTACATTTTTCCATCTGTGGTAGACTCAAAAAAAATAACGATCTCTGGACTTCTCTCTGGGAGCAACtacagcttcaccgtcaccacacAGACACCAGATGGCACTAAGGCAGATCCTGTGCCAGTGTCTTACTTTACAc GTCCATATGGAATTGGACAGTTGGAAGCTGAAACCTTAAACACAACTGCTGTAAGTCTGAATTGGACGAAACCGCTGGAGTACAAGCCTGAATACACCTATTGGGTTAGGACTATAGGCTGTGGGTCCCAAAACCAAACCGTCCTAGGAGAAGTCGCAGTGATCTCAGAGCTTCCCCCTGGGACCAACTGCaccttctgtgtttttgtcagaGCAGCAAATGGCATCAAAGGGGAAGCAAACTGCACCTCCCAGTACACTA AGCCTGAGGCAGTGCAACCCCGTATCTCCAGCCAGGGCTCCAGTAGTTCAATCCTGGTGTCGTGGACCACACCTCCTGGGAAAGTGGAGCGTTATATGGTTTCCCTAAACAGCAGTTCCTTTTCCCTGAACTCCACCAGTACCTCCTTTCTGTTTGGCAACTTGTCTGCTGGAAGGCTTTACACTGCCATGGTAACCACATATAGTGGACCCTTCAGTGCATCATCTGGATTCATTACTAATGCAACCT TCCCTAACCCTCCAGGGCCGATTGAGATCCTGTCGCAGACAACCAGCTCCATTGATGTCAGGTGGAAGGAAGCACCGCTGATGGACGGTGCATCCTTCTACTACCAGTTGACTAAACTACCAGCCCAGGGAGGAGAAAACATCACTACCAGTAACACCAGTTATACCAGTTATACTTTTGGTtccctgctttctggaacgccTTACAACTTCTCTGTTGCAACAGTGGGTGCGATGGGTTTTCAGAGTGAGAGCGTTCAGATCTACATGGTCACTACAA GACCGTTCTGTGTGAAGATTCTTACGACTTCTACAAAAGAGGAGAGCATCACAGTCATGTGGAACGAACCCGACGAATACAAGGAAAGTTATCGTTACCATCTGACCTGGCGAGGCTCAGATGGGACTATTAGTAATATAACAATTAAAGAAATATATTATACCGTCAATAATCTAGTTCCTGGCAGCAGCTATGACTTTAATGTGACCACAGTGACCTCCGATGGAACCGAAAGTGCTCCAAGACGGATTTCCATCTGCACAA ATGCAAGCCCGGTGACAAACCTTACATGTTTAGGGCCAAACACAACAAATGCAGAAATCCTCCTGTCCTGGACCAAACCCAATGGCCAAAATTTGGGCTTCCAGGTCACTGGAAACAACATCGTGAACAACGTAATAAAAACCTGCTGCAACTATACTGTGTCCAACCTTCGTCACTATACTGGATACAATCTGACAGTGGTGACTCAGAGCTGTGGATTACCTAGCACTCCTAGGTCTCTTCTCTGCATAACAGGCATCACAA atccACTCATTCCAGTGAACTATAAGTCACTGGTGGTGGTGACCTCCACGGCATACAACAAGTTCACCCTTCAGATTGACCCCAACCTGCTGGATAGCACCAGTGGGCCAATCACACAAGTTGGGGTGCTGGTGACAAACAACTTTTCTG GTAACTCTTCTGATTCGTTAGCGTACGTGGGGGCAACTTATGATCAGTGGAAGGCACGGAAAACTCTAGGATACATGGCAACAGTCAGCAATAGGATACAGGCAATCCAAACGCGCAGCGTAGAGAGCTATCTGATCATAGAAGTTGGAGATGAATCCACATGGAACGGCTACACTAACGGTGCTCTGGACGCTACTGGACATTACCA ATTTGCTATTGTGTTGTTCACCAAACTGACTCTCGACCAAAACAACCTTGTGAATGTTCAACTGTCACTGCTGTCACCAACAAAATTCTACAATACTATTACACTCCCACAGAACCCAG CCGTAGTCACTGGCATTGCTGTTGGAGCAACATTGGGAATTTTTTGCATTCTCTTCATCATCCTCATCGTCTTCATTATCCACTGGAAAAG GATATCCACAAAAGAATCGCCCGACATCCAGATACATTCAATGAG AGCCAAAGT AAGTGTGGCTGTGAGGGTGGAGGACTACGAAGCTTACTACAAGAAGCAGAAAGCAGACTCCAACTGTGGCTTTGCTGAAGAATTTGAA GACCTGAAGCTTGTTGGTACAGCTCAGTCGAAAACGCACGCTCTGATGTTGGAGAACAAGCCCAAGAACCGCTACAACAACGTGCTTCCCT ATGACTCCTCTAGGGTGAAACTCTCTATTATCCATGGGAGTCCATATGATGACTACATCAATGCTAACTACATGCCG ggtTACGACTCCAGGAAGGAGTATATCGCAGCTCAGGGTCCTTTGCCCAGCACAGTCAACGAGTTCTGGAGGATGATCTGGGAGAAGAACGTACAGACTCTGGTCATGCTGACACGCTGTAATGAACAGGGACGA gtaaaATGCGAGCAATACTGGGATCATGGCACCAAGCACTTTGAAAACATCACTGTAACAACAACCTCTGTCATACCACTTGAAGACTGGACCATCAGGGActttaacataaaaaat GTGAAAACAGCAGAGACCCGTTCAGTGCGTCACTTCCACTTCACAGCCTGGCCAGATCACGGTGTACCACAAACCACCGAGCTCCTCATCAGCTTCAGACACTTGGTCAGAGAGCACATGGACCAATACTCCAGACACTCTCCTACTGTGGTCCACTGCAG TGCTGGTGTTGGACGCACAGGCACCTTCATAGCCATTGACCGTTTGATCTTCCAGATCGAAAGGGAAAATATTGTGGACGTGTACGGCATCGTCCACGATCAGCGCATGCACCGGCCCCTCATGGTGCAGACAGAG GACCAGTATGTGTTCTTAAACCAGTGTGCCATGGACATCATCAGATCAAGAACTGGAACCAACGTGGATCTAATCTACCAAAACACCGCTGCACTCTCTATTTACGAGAACatagaaccaaaaaaaaaagggtaccCCAATGCATAG